A genome region from Kineosporia corallincola includes the following:
- a CDS encoding chemotaxis protein CheW, which translates to MSGSASPATITADHETAATYGLFAIGEACIALPLTAVREVTPCPADLATLPVSAPGLLGALNLRGQVIPVLDLLAMNGAAGPAGGGSRVIVVVLHEGRLAGLVVDGVHGVTAPPALQELGTANALAGQQRLPVSHTFPAPGDGVIVSVLDVEAVFSMPGIPVMLDGRGTGEGAFSGGASHGPDAETVDAADLSGSMLLVRCANHRLAVSIDAVHTIVPRVQVRSSPLAHGACRGVTDYNGTEIPVFDPLELAGLGELSGDDTEGVAVRFQEGLVVMLLSEVLELIPASAAERFDLPAVQVPGCQYLDGVMRVPGRGDFLSLAVSQILRHDDLNALSRMNSRQPGGESGQVPAQRSSDWSRGPDGESEGTARAGGTYLTFSLAPGEKDFAVPLEQVLEILPFPESYSILQDGDQDVLGLFTHRDTVVPLFRLSALIAPQQHDGLIYVLVVTAGPDRGHAAGRAEDAQVVGLAVHALRAIEHSVWEDPAVPDPPAGAEPGEPPTLPEALARRRAIRVTAIGTSDEPRMLSRVDLAAIGGALVPAPSSSTIEVFDGEYADEYDGEYPGDDLDAVGDPIGP; encoded by the coding sequence ATGAGCGGCTCGGCCAGCCCGGCAACCATCACCGCCGATCACGAGACCGCGGCGACCTACGGCCTTTTCGCGATCGGTGAGGCCTGCATCGCGCTGCCGCTGACGGCGGTGCGCGAGGTCACGCCGTGCCCCGCCGACCTGGCGACGCTGCCGGTGAGCGCCCCGGGCCTGCTCGGCGCGCTCAACCTGCGCGGCCAGGTGATCCCGGTGCTCGACCTGCTGGCCATGAACGGGGCGGCCGGGCCGGCCGGGGGCGGCAGCCGGGTGATCGTGGTGGTGCTGCACGAGGGCCGGCTGGCCGGCCTGGTGGTCGACGGGGTGCACGGCGTCACCGCACCGCCCGCCCTCCAGGAACTGGGGACGGCGAACGCGCTCGCCGGTCAGCAGCGACTGCCGGTGTCACACACCTTCCCCGCGCCCGGCGACGGCGTCATCGTCAGTGTGCTCGACGTGGAAGCGGTGTTCTCGATGCCGGGCATCCCGGTGATGCTCGACGGCCGGGGCACCGGGGAGGGAGCGTTCAGCGGCGGTGCCTCGCACGGCCCGGACGCCGAGACAGTGGACGCGGCAGACCTTTCCGGATCGATGCTGCTGGTGCGTTGCGCCAACCACCGGCTCGCCGTGAGCATCGACGCGGTGCACACCATCGTCCCCCGGGTGCAGGTGCGCAGCTCGCCGCTGGCGCACGGGGCCTGCCGGGGCGTCACCGACTACAACGGCACCGAGATCCCGGTGTTCGACCCGCTGGAGCTGGCCGGACTCGGCGAGCTGTCCGGCGACGACACCGAGGGGGTGGCCGTCCGCTTCCAGGAGGGCCTGGTGGTGATGCTGCTGTCCGAGGTGCTCGAGCTGATCCCGGCCTCGGCCGCGGAGCGGTTCGACCTGCCCGCGGTGCAGGTGCCCGGATGCCAGTACCTGGACGGTGTGATGCGGGTGCCCGGCCGGGGCGACTTCCTCTCCCTGGCCGTCAGCCAGATTCTGCGGCACGACGACCTGAACGCCCTGAGCCGGATGAACTCCCGGCAGCCCGGTGGCGAATCCGGCCAGGTGCCCGCGCAGCGCTCGTCGGACTGGTCGCGGGGGCCGGACGGGGAGAGCGAGGGCACGGCCCGGGCCGGCGGCACCTACCTGACCTTCTCGCTGGCCCCCGGCGAGAAGGACTTCGCGGTGCCGCTGGAGCAGGTGCTGGAGATCCTGCCGTTCCCGGAGAGCTACTCCATCTTGCAGGACGGCGATCAGGACGTGCTCGGCCTGTTCACCCACCGCGACACCGTGGTTCCGTTGTTCCGGCTCTCCGCCCTGATCGCACCGCAGCAGCACGACGGCCTGATCTACGTGCTGGTGGTCACCGCCGGGCCGGACCGCGGGCACGCCGCCGGCCGGGCCGAGGACGCCCAGGTGGTGGGCCTGGCGGTGCACGCGCTGCGGGCCATCGAGCACTCGGTGTGGGAGGACCCGGCGGTGCCCGACCCACCTGCCGGTGCGGAACCCGGCGAACCGCCCACCCTGCCCGAGGCGCTGGCCCGGCGGCGGGCGATCCGGGTGACGGCGATCGGGACGTCGGACGAGCCGCGCATGCTCTCCCGGGTGGATCTGGCCGCGATCGGCGGCGCGCTGGTCCCGGCCCCCTCGTCGTCCACCATTGAGGTCTTCGACGGCGAGTATGCCGATGAGTACGACGGCGAATATCCCGGGGACGACCTGGACGCCGTGGGTGACCCGATCGGACCCTGA
- a CDS encoding PAS domain-containing methyl-accepting chemotaxis protein has protein sequence MSDGGVEEELAQLRSQVEAYGRGQARADYAMDGTVLSVNDRFAELIGCAPGELVGRNHATLVPEEVAASPEYEQMWAELRAGENPTGEFRRVWQGRRDLWIRSTWTPVRNMHGEVIRAVEYALDITEAKRAAADAQGKIAAIDRSQASIEFDLGGTVLDVNENFLETMGYLREEVVGQHHKMFVPPDEARSGAYRQFWQRLGEGEFISGEFHRVGKDRRDVWLQAVYNPILDIDGKPWKVVKYAVDVTQSKRRNADFEGKVAAIDRSQAVIEFDLNGVIQSVNENFLQTMGYDREEVVGKHHRMFVAPVEAASEEYQRFWRRLREGEFISGEFHRLARNERDVWLQAIYNPILDLDGKPWKVVKFATDITESKVRNADFEGKIQAIDRSQAVIEFDLQGHVLAANDAFLGLMGYRLEEVVGRHHRIFVEPQEAASPAYQVFWDKLSRGEFDAGEYRRVTKSGQEVWIRATYNPILNAEGKPFKVVKFASDVTADKLRNAEYAGRVAALDRAQAVIEFDLEGKIIDANDNFLRTMGYTLREIVGQHHSIFCTPDYVTSEEYRDFWLRLQHGEFRSGSFHRVGKFGRDVWIQASYNPILDLAGRPMKVIKYASDITQQVQLESRLKSKTEAMNGVVQRLAESIEAISMSTSEASRWAGSTQDDAQTGSAALRESTEAISLIQRSSVQIGEIVQVMSDIADQTNLLAFNASIEAARAGEHGLGFSVVAGEVRKLAERSADAAREISKLVQESTRQVNEGAEVSRKAGESFEDIVSSVGHTSSSIDLIVQATRTQVEASAEVSSLITELLGSAPDRAV, from the coding sequence GTGTCTGACGGTGGCGTCGAAGAGGAACTGGCCCAGCTACGCAGCCAGGTCGAGGCGTACGGACGGGGGCAGGCCCGGGCGGACTACGCGATGGACGGCACGGTGCTCTCGGTCAACGACCGGTTCGCCGAGCTGATCGGTTGCGCCCCGGGCGAACTGGTCGGCCGCAACCACGCCACGCTGGTGCCCGAAGAGGTGGCCGCCTCGCCGGAGTACGAGCAGATGTGGGCCGAGCTGCGCGCGGGCGAGAACCCGACGGGCGAGTTCCGCCGGGTCTGGCAGGGCCGGCGCGACCTGTGGATCCGCTCCACCTGGACGCCGGTGCGCAACATGCACGGCGAGGTGATCCGGGCGGTCGAGTACGCCCTCGACATCACCGAGGCCAAGCGGGCCGCCGCCGACGCGCAGGGCAAGATCGCAGCGATCGACCGGTCCCAGGCATCGATCGAGTTCGACCTGGGCGGAACGGTTCTCGACGTGAACGAGAACTTTCTGGAGACCATGGGCTACCTCCGGGAGGAGGTGGTCGGGCAGCACCACAAGATGTTCGTGCCGCCGGACGAGGCCCGCTCGGGGGCGTACCGGCAGTTCTGGCAGCGGCTCGGCGAGGGCGAGTTCATCTCCGGCGAGTTCCACCGGGTCGGCAAGGACCGGCGCGATGTGTGGCTCCAGGCGGTCTACAACCCGATCCTCGACATCGACGGAAAGCCCTGGAAGGTGGTGAAGTACGCGGTCGACGTGACCCAGTCCAAGCGCCGCAACGCGGACTTCGAGGGCAAGGTGGCGGCGATCGACCGGTCCCAGGCGGTGATCGAGTTCGACCTGAACGGTGTGATCCAGAGCGTCAACGAGAACTTCCTCCAGACCATGGGGTACGACCGGGAGGAGGTGGTGGGCAAGCACCACCGCATGTTCGTGGCCCCGGTCGAGGCCGCCTCCGAGGAGTACCAGCGGTTCTGGCGCCGTCTGCGGGAGGGCGAGTTCATCTCCGGTGAGTTCCACCGGCTGGCCCGCAACGAACGTGACGTGTGGCTCCAGGCGATTTACAACCCGATCCTCGACCTGGACGGAAAGCCCTGGAAGGTGGTCAAGTTCGCCACCGACATCACCGAGAGCAAGGTGCGCAACGCGGACTTCGAGGGGAAGATCCAGGCGATCGACCGGTCCCAGGCGGTGATCGAGTTCGACCTCCAGGGCCATGTGCTCGCGGCCAACGACGCCTTCCTCGGGCTGATGGGGTACCGGCTGGAGGAGGTCGTCGGGCGGCACCACCGGATCTTCGTCGAGCCGCAGGAGGCGGCGAGCCCGGCTTACCAGGTGTTCTGGGACAAGCTGTCGCGCGGCGAGTTCGACGCCGGGGAGTACCGCCGGGTGACGAAGAGCGGCCAGGAGGTGTGGATCCGGGCCACCTACAACCCGATCCTGAACGCCGAGGGCAAGCCGTTCAAGGTGGTGAAGTTCGCCTCCGACGTGACGGCAGACAAGCTGCGCAACGCCGAGTACGCCGGCCGGGTGGCCGCACTGGACCGGGCGCAGGCGGTGATCGAGTTCGACCTCGAGGGGAAGATCATCGACGCCAACGACAACTTCCTGCGGACGATGGGGTACACGCTGCGCGAGATCGTCGGGCAGCACCACAGCATCTTCTGCACGCCCGACTACGTCACCTCCGAGGAGTACCGGGACTTCTGGTTACGCCTCCAGCACGGGGAGTTCCGCTCCGGAAGCTTCCACCGGGTGGGCAAGTTCGGCCGCGACGTGTGGATCCAGGCCAGTTACAACCCGATCCTGGACCTGGCCGGGCGGCCGATGAAGGTGATCAAGTACGCCTCCGACATCACCCAGCAGGTGCAGCTGGAGAGCCGGCTGAAGTCCAAGACCGAGGCGATGAACGGGGTGGTGCAGCGGCTGGCCGAGTCGATCGAGGCGATCTCGATGAGCACCTCGGAGGCCAGCCGGTGGGCCGGTTCCACCCAGGACGACGCCCAGACCGGCTCGGCCGCGCTGCGCGAGTCCACCGAGGCGATCTCGCTGATCCAGCGCAGTTCCGTGCAGATCGGCGAGATCGTTCAGGTGATGAGTGATATCGCGGATCAGACGAATCTGCTGGCGTTCAATGCCTCGATCGAGGCGGCGCGGGCGGGGGAGCACGGTCTGGGGTTCTCGGTGGTGGCGGGTGAGGTGCGGAAGCTGGCGGAGCGTTCGGCGGACGCGGCGCGGGAGATCTCGAAGCTGGTGCAGGAGTCCACGCGTCAGGTGAACGAGGGCGCGGAGGTGTCGCGCAAGGCCGGTGAGTCGTTCGAGGACATCGTCTCCAGCGTCGGTCACACGAGCAGCTCGATCGACCTGATCGTGCAGGCCACCCGCACCCAGGTGGAGGCCTCGGCCGAGGTGTCCTCACTGATCACGGAGCTGCTGGGATCGGCACCGGACCGGGCCGTCTGA
- a CDS encoding ROK family protein: MPPPVAPVRQDWMREHNLSLALSAVLEAAEPVSRAQVAALTGLSRAAVTNLVDRLVEAGLVRELAPVALPRGRPAVPLVPVGQAVAGLGLEVNVDYLGVRALDLTGAVIAEQVVHGDLRGSEPAEVAGRLSGVAARVRDAAQASGARVAGATLALPGLLDSSGVLRTAPNLGWRDLDAVALLPPGLVDGPAGFTVANEADLAARAEIRARITDDEKPSFFYVSGEIGIGGARVLGGELSAGRHGWAGEIGHVVVGSSGGSLIRLEDVAGQRALLHAAGLPAGAGAAELAAAVTAGSRRALDAVAAAGRALGIALAAVAHISDVDQVVLGGTFSALFDQLAGPVGAALAELVVFSDWAPVRVDRARAGDYAALTGAAHTVIDRLVARPSLWLNPGPAA, encoded by the coding sequence ATGCCTCCTCCCGTCGCGCCGGTCAGGCAGGACTGGATGCGTGAGCACAACCTGTCGCTGGCCCTCTCCGCCGTGCTGGAGGCCGCCGAGCCGGTGTCCCGGGCCCAGGTGGCCGCCCTCACCGGGCTGTCGCGCGCCGCGGTGACCAATCTCGTCGACCGGCTGGTGGAGGCCGGCCTGGTGCGGGAGCTGGCCCCGGTGGCGCTTCCCCGCGGCCGTCCCGCCGTTCCCCTCGTGCCGGTGGGCCAGGCCGTCGCCGGGCTCGGCCTGGAGGTGAACGTCGACTACCTCGGGGTGCGGGCGCTCGACCTGACCGGCGCGGTGATCGCCGAGCAGGTGGTGCACGGCGACCTGCGTGGTTCCGAGCCGGCCGAGGTGGCGGGCCGGCTGTCCGGCGTGGCGGCCCGGGTGCGGGACGCCGCGCAGGCATCGGGTGCGCGGGTGGCCGGGGCCACGCTGGCCCTGCCCGGCCTGCTCGACTCCTCCGGCGTGCTGCGCACGGCGCCCAACCTGGGCTGGCGGGATCTGGACGCGGTGGCGCTGCTGCCGCCCGGTCTGGTCGATGGGCCGGCCGGGTTCACGGTGGCCAACGAGGCCGACCTGGCGGCCCGGGCGGAGATCCGGGCCAGAATCACGGACGACGAAAAACCCAGCTTCTTCTACGTTTCCGGTGAGATCGGGATCGGCGGCGCGCGAGTCCTCGGCGGTGAGCTCAGCGCCGGGCGGCACGGCTGGGCCGGCGAGATCGGCCACGTGGTGGTGGGCTCGTCCGGCGGTTCGCTGATCCGGCTCGAAGACGTGGCCGGGCAGCGAGCCCTGTTGCACGCGGCCGGGCTCCCGGCCGGTGCCGGTGCGGCCGAGTTGGCGGCCGCGGTCACGGCCGGATCGCGGCGGGCCCTCGACGCGGTGGCGGCGGCCGGCCGGGCCCTGGGCATCGCGCTGGCGGCTGTCGCCCACATCTCCGACGTCGACCAGGTGGTGCTGGGCGGCACCTTCTCCGCCCTCTTCGACCAGCTGGCCGGACCGGTCGGGGCCGCGCTGGCCGAGCTGGTGGTGTTCAGCGACTGGGCCCCGGTGCGGGTGGACCGCGCCCGGGCGGGTGACTACGCCGCCCTGACCGGCGCGGCCCACACCGTGATCGACCGCCTGGTGGCCCGGCCCAGCCTGTGGCTGAACCCCGGGCCGGCTGCCTGA
- the xylA gene encoding xylose isomerase has product MTRTPTPEDRFSFGLWTIGWRAQDQFGSASRPWLDPVESVTRLAELGAAHVTFHDDDVVPFGSSAADRDKILERFKGALADTGITVEMVTTDTFSHPIFKDGAFTSNDRRVRRFGLRKIIRNVDLAAELGATTFVMWGGREGAEYDSAKDLKAAHDRYREGIDTVAGYIKEKGYDLRIAIEPKPNEPRGDILLPTVGHALGFIAELEHGDIVGLNPEVGHEQMAGLNYTTGIAQALWAGKLFHIDLNGQRTIKFDQDLVFGHGDLFSAFATVDLLENGFPGGGPTYDGPRHFDYKPSRTEDKQGVWDSAAANMSSYLLLAERARAFRADPEVQEALEYSGVLELSQPTLAEGETLADLLADKSAFEELDVDAVAERGFGFVRLNQLAMEHAVGGRS; this is encoded by the coding sequence ATGACGCGAACCCCTACCCCTGAAGACCGATTCTCGTTCGGGCTCTGGACCATTGGCTGGCGGGCCCAGGACCAGTTCGGCAGCGCCAGCCGCCCGTGGCTCGACCCGGTCGAGTCGGTGACCAGGCTGGCCGAGCTGGGCGCCGCCCACGTCACCTTCCACGACGACGACGTGGTGCCGTTCGGCAGCAGCGCCGCCGACCGGGACAAGATCCTGGAGCGTTTCAAGGGCGCGCTGGCCGACACCGGCATCACCGTCGAGATGGTCACCACCGACACCTTCAGCCACCCGATCTTCAAGGACGGCGCGTTCACCTCGAACGACCGCCGCGTGCGGCGTTTCGGCCTGCGCAAGATCATCCGTAACGTCGACCTGGCCGCCGAGCTGGGCGCCACCACGTTCGTGATGTGGGGCGGGCGCGAGGGCGCGGAGTACGACAGCGCCAAGGACCTCAAGGCCGCGCACGACCGCTACCGCGAGGGCATCGACACGGTGGCCGGCTACATCAAGGAGAAGGGGTACGACCTGCGGATCGCGATCGAGCCCAAGCCGAACGAGCCGCGCGGCGACATCCTGCTGCCCACCGTCGGCCACGCCCTGGGCTTCATCGCCGAGCTGGAGCACGGCGACATCGTCGGGCTGAACCCGGAGGTCGGCCACGAGCAGATGGCCGGGCTGAACTACACCACCGGCATCGCCCAGGCGCTGTGGGCCGGCAAGCTGTTCCACATCGACCTGAACGGCCAGCGCACCATCAAGTTCGACCAGGACCTGGTGTTCGGCCACGGCGACCTGTTCTCCGCGTTCGCCACGGTCGACCTGCTGGAGAACGGTTTTCCGGGCGGCGGGCCGACCTACGACGGCCCGCGGCACTTCGACTACAAGCCCTCGCGCACCGAGGACAAGCAGGGCGTGTGGGACTCCGCCGCCGCCAACATGTCCAGCTACCTGCTGCTGGCCGAGCGGGCCCGGGCGTTCCGCGCCGACCCGGAGGTGCAGGAGGCGCTGGAATACTCTGGCGTGCTGGAACTCTCGCAGCCGACGCTGGCCGAGGGCGAGACGCTCGCCGACCTGCTGGCCGACAAGAGCGCCTTCGAGGAACTGGACGTGGACGCGGTGGCCGAGCGCGGTTTCGGCTTCGTGCGCCTCAACCAGCTGGCGATGGAGCACGCCGTCGGCGGGCGTTCCTAG
- a CDS encoding glycoside hydrolase family 26 protein → MLTKKRVVGATALVVVVAAIGTVPAIAGQDPKPGKTEVGNAVSWTSKDGAAYISDFSNMPRNKKWKREHQHGTGPYPGRFQEEVGPDWNAGHATPGVPTGAGTETPTSTATVTTDPNVPTGTATTEPGAVDSTTNTTTSTQEPTATGEPTGTTEPTGTSGATGTTTGTATGTPTSGGTATPCVTSTGTSTGTATGTATATASATVGETATPTETMTASDIPELTSSTTTASGKLTPCSTSNRSGLPWGASGLYMPGSSAANAEAFAAWRGAPVDVVVDWPARQTWDDIVNPTWIFDAWKDTPYLKALGVAPVPEGDSSATMAGCAAGQYNDKWTQFGQNFVSNGMGDSIIRLGWEFNGNWYKWSASNPTEYAECFRQIVTTVRAVAPDLKWDWTVNRGVSAGLADATQAYPGDDYVDYVGIDSYDMWPGANNDQTWDEHLNGDFGLKFWADFARQHGKKVTVPEWGCYPGTAQAGHNGGDNALYISKMVEFFKSLGSDLAYEAYFNEDASYYAGAIFEPVQVPNAAGTYKELVAEASQE, encoded by the coding sequence GTGCTGACCAAGAAACGGGTCGTTGGGGCGACCGCCCTGGTGGTGGTCGTGGCCGCGATCGGTACGGTGCCGGCCATCGCCGGCCAGGATCCGAAGCCGGGCAAGACCGAGGTCGGGAACGCCGTCTCCTGGACGAGTAAGGACGGCGCCGCATACATCTCCGACTTCTCGAACATGCCCCGCAACAAGAAGTGGAAGCGCGAGCACCAGCACGGCACCGGGCCCTACCCCGGTCGCTTCCAGGAAGAGGTGGGCCCGGACTGGAACGCCGGGCACGCCACGCCGGGCGTCCCGACCGGGGCCGGCACCGAAACCCCCACGTCCACAGCGACGGTCACCACCGATCCGAACGTTCCGACGGGCACCGCGACCACTGAGCCGGGCGCCGTCGACAGCACCACGAACACCACGACCTCGACCCAGGAGCCGACCGCGACCGGTGAGCCCACCGGCACGACCGAGCCCACCGGCACGAGCGGCGCGACGGGCACGACGACGGGCACGGCCACCGGGACCCCGACCTCGGGCGGCACCGCCACCCCGTGCGTCACCAGCACCGGCACCAGCACGGGCACGGCCACGGGCACCGCCACCGCCACCGCGTCGGCCACCGTCGGCGAGACCGCCACGCCCACGGAAACCATGACGGCGAGCGACATCCCGGAGCTGACGAGCAGCACGACCACGGCGTCCGGCAAGCTCACGCCCTGCTCCACGTCGAACCGTTCCGGCCTGCCCTGGGGGGCCAGCGGCCTCTACATGCCGGGCAGCAGCGCGGCCAACGCCGAGGCGTTCGCCGCCTGGCGGGGTGCCCCGGTCGATGTCGTCGTGGACTGGCCGGCGCGCCAGACCTGGGACGACATCGTCAATCCCACCTGGATCTTCGACGCCTGGAAAGACACGCCCTACCTGAAGGCCCTGGGTGTGGCGCCGGTTCCGGAGGGCGACAGCAGCGCCACCATGGCGGGCTGTGCGGCCGGGCAGTACAACGACAAGTGGACGCAGTTCGGCCAGAACTTCGTGTCCAACGGCATGGGTGACTCGATCATCCGGCTGGGCTGGGAGTTCAACGGCAACTGGTACAAGTGGAGCGCCAGCAACCCCACCGAGTACGCCGAGTGCTTCCGGCAGATCGTCACCACGGTGCGCGCGGTGGCTCCCGACCTGAAGTGGGACTGGACCGTGAACCGCGGTGTCAGTGCGGGTCTCGCCGACGCCACCCAGGCCTACCCGGGTGACGACTACGTCGACTACGTGGGTATCGACTCGTACGACATGTGGCCCGGGGCGAACAACGACCAGACCTGGGACGAGCACCTCAACGGTGACTTCGGGCTGAAGTTCTGGGCCGACTTCGCCCGGCAGCACGGTAAGAAGGTGACCGTGCCGGAGTGGGGCTGCTACCCGGGCACGGCGCAGGCCGGCCACAACGGCGGCGACAACGCGCTCTACATCAGCAAGATGGTCGAGTTCTTCAAGAGTCTCGGCTCGGACCTGGCCTACGAGGCGTACTTCAACGAAGACGCCAGCTACTACGCCGGGGCGATCTTCGAGCCGGTGCAGGTTCCGAACGCGGCCGGCACCTACAAGGAGCTGGTGGCGGAAGCTTCTCAGGAGTAG
- a CDS encoding cation diffusion facilitator family transporter, with protein MPGDPNDEVLPARADQVPAHAALRIPLEQTGEDAGSESTLTVAIAFVANFLIAIAKSVAAVLTGSASLVAEAAHSWADTGNEIFLVIANRRSRRAPDATHPHGFGREAYVWSMFAALGLFIAGAAVSVTHGVQELINGEEAGDFVIGYVVLAVSFLLEGASFLQSLRQARPEAASMQRDVFEHVLETSDPTLRAVFFEDSAALIGILLAGAGLALHQITGSPVPDAIGSILVGLVLGVVAIVLIQRNRSFLIGQEADPRVRSEVIRALLELPEVNRITYLRIEIIGPKMVTIVGDVDLSGDDAESHVAVRLRALEARISASPAVVGAVLSLSSPDEKSLVP; from the coding sequence ATGCCTGGTGATCCGAATGACGAAGTGCTGCCCGCCCGCGCCGACCAGGTACCCGCCCACGCCGCCCTGCGCATCCCGCTGGAGCAGACCGGCGAGGACGCGGGCAGCGAGAGCACCCTCACCGTCGCCATCGCCTTCGTCGCGAATTTCCTCATCGCCATTGCCAAGTCGGTGGCCGCGGTGCTCACCGGATCGGCCTCGCTGGTGGCCGAGGCGGCGCACTCCTGGGCCGACACCGGCAACGAGATCTTCCTGGTGATCGCCAACCGGCGCTCCCGCCGGGCGCCCGACGCCACGCACCCGCACGGCTTCGGCCGCGAGGCCTACGTCTGGTCGATGTTCGCCGCCCTGGGGCTGTTCATCGCCGGCGCCGCGGTCTCGGTGACCCACGGCGTGCAGGAGCTGATCAACGGCGAGGAGGCCGGCGACTTCGTCATCGGCTACGTGGTGCTGGCGGTCTCGTTCCTGCTGGAGGGCGCGTCGTTCCTGCAATCGCTGCGGCAGGCCCGGCCGGAGGCGGCATCGATGCAGCGCGACGTGTTCGAGCACGTGCTGGAGACCTCCGACCCGACGTTACGCGCGGTGTTCTTCGAGGACTCGGCCGCGCTGATCGGCATCCTGCTGGCCGGCGCCGGTCTGGCGCTGCACCAGATCACCGGCTCCCCGGTGCCCGACGCGATCGGCTCGATCCTGGTCGGCCTGGTGCTCGGCGTGGTGGCGATCGTGCTGATCCAGCGCAACCGCAGCTTCCTGATCGGCCAGGAGGCCGACCCGCGGGTGCGCTCCGAGGTGATCCGCGCCCTGCTGGAACTGCCCGAGGTCAACCGCATCACCTACCTGCGGATCGAGATCATCGGGCCGAAGATGGTCACCATCGTCGGCGACGTGGACCTCAGCGGCGACGACGCCGAGTCGCACGTGGCGGTGCGGCTGCGCGCCCTGGAAGCCCGGATCAGTGCCTCCCCGGCCGTGGTCGGCGCGGTGCTCAGCCTCTCCTCCCCCGACGAGAAGTCCCTCGTGCCGTAA
- a CDS encoding amino acid permease: MALTSRPGGDGVGSRLLARRSLDSLVAEPADGEAQLKRAVGATQLTALGIGGTIGTGIFVVIGEGTSLAGPAVVLSFVLAAVACMFSALSYAELASSIPVSGSAYTYSYATLGELVAWIIGWDLILEYGVSVAGIAVGWGGNLNAFLDNAFGWELPDAIAKSPEDGGIFNLPAVFIVLAITLVLVLGVRESARVNLVMVGIKLAILVFFIIIAFANFSSGNLTPFAPEGRDGVVSAAAVIFFAFIGFDAISTGSEEARNPKKDLPIAILASLAICTIFYVLVSLGAVGLASTEQLSGSDAPLAAALDEGAGITWAAALLSFGALVAITSVCLVILFGQTRIFYAMCRDGLLPPRLARISPRFGTPARLTVILGFLVALLAALVPLSEIVKLVNIGTLFAFILVNAGVIVLKYARPDFPRSYRVPLNPLLPLIGIAFAIYLMADLPGETWLRFLIWLVFGLVIYGAYGYRNSRLRREPENVA, from the coding sequence ATGGCCCTGACCTCACGCCCGGGCGGGGACGGAGTGGGCTCACGCCTGCTCGCCCGCCGCTCCCTCGACAGTCTCGTCGCCGAACCCGCCGACGGCGAGGCCCAACTGAAACGAGCGGTCGGAGCCACCCAGCTGACTGCCCTGGGCATCGGTGGCACCATCGGCACCGGCATCTTCGTGGTGATCGGCGAGGGCACCTCGCTGGCCGGGCCGGCGGTCGTGCTCTCGTTCGTGCTGGCCGCGGTGGCCTGCATGTTCTCCGCCCTGTCGTACGCCGAGCTGGCCTCCAGCATCCCGGTCTCGGGCAGCGCCTACACCTACTCCTACGCCACGCTCGGCGAGCTGGTGGCCTGGATCATCGGCTGGGACCTGATTCTGGAGTACGGCGTCTCGGTGGCCGGCATCGCGGTCGGCTGGGGCGGCAATCTGAATGCCTTCCTCGACAACGCCTTCGGCTGGGAACTGCCCGACGCGATCGCGAAATCCCCCGAGGACGGGGGCATCTTCAACCTGCCCGCGGTGTTCATCGTGCTCGCGATCACCCTGGTGCTGGTGCTCGGCGTGCGCGAGAGCGCCCGGGTCAACCTGGTGATGGTCGGCATCAAGCTGGCCATCCTGGTCTTCTTCATCATCATCGCGTTCGCCAACTTCAGCAGCGGCAACCTCACCCCGTTCGCCCCGGAGGGCAGGGACGGCGTGGTCAGCGCGGCGGCGGTGATCTTCTTCGCGTTCATCGGGTTCGACGCGATCAGCACCGGCAGCGAGGAGGCGCGTAACCCCAAGAAAGACCTGCCCATCGCCATTCTCGCCTCGCTGGCCATCTGCACGATCTTCTACGTGCTGGTCTCGCTCGGCGCGGTCGGCCTGGCCAGCACCGAGCAGCTGTCCGGCAGCGACGCCCCGCTGGCCGCGGCCCTCGACGAGGGTGCGGGCATCACCTGGGCCGCGGCACTGCTGTCGTTCGGCGCCCTGGTCGCCATCACCAGCGTCTGCCTGGTGATCCTGTTCGGCCAGACCCGGATCTTCTACGCGATGTGCCGGGACGGCCTGCTGCCGCCCCGCCTGGCCCGGATCAGCCCGCGGTTCGGCACCCCGGCCCGGCTCACCGTCATCCTCGGGTTCCTGGTCGCCCTGCTGGCCGCCCTGGTGCCGCTGAGCGAGATCGTCAAGCTGGTCAACATCGGCACGCTGTTCGCGTTCATCCTGGTCAACGCCGGGGTGATCGTGCTGAAGTACGCCCGGCCGGACTTCCCCCGCTCGTACCGGGTGCCGCTCAACCCGCTGCTGCCGCTGATCGGCATCGCCTTCGCGATCTACCTGATGGCCGATCTGCCGGGCGAGACCTGGCTGCGCTTCCTGATCTGGCTGGTGTTCGGCCTGGTGATCTACGGCGCCTACGGTTACCGCAACTCCCGGTTGCGCCGTGAGCCGGAGAACGTGGCCTGA